From Cucumis melo cultivar AY chromosome 1, USDA_Cmelo_AY_1.0, whole genome shotgun sequence, a single genomic window includes:
- the LOC103499762 gene encoding molybdate transporter 2 — protein MEEPASDHSAIRNRWFRRLPATLRLKTSVLAEISGAVGDLGTYIPIVLTLTLVSHLDLGTTLIFTALYNIVTGFLFGIPMPVQPMKSIAAVAVAESTHLTLPQIAAAGLSTAAVLLFLGATGLMSVLYRYLPLPVVRGIQLSQGLSFAFTAIKYIRYNQDLVTSKTGGPRSWLGFDGLVIALISCLFLILTTGAGDSYKEEPSSSEPLSGSESRSGRRIRRLRILSMIPAALIVFLFGFLICFLRDLSVLKYLKFGPSKLHILRITWEDWKIGFVRAAIPQIPLSILNSVIAVCKLSADLFPDREVSAMTVSVSVGIMNFVGCWFGAMPVCHGAGGLAGQYRFGGRSGASVVFLGIGKLVLGLAFGNSFAQVLSQFPIGVLGVLLLFAGIELAMASKDMNSKEESFVMLVCAAVSLTGSSAALGFGVGIVLFLLLKLREFDCSSSSSSSCLGFQWMKPKSNAEEDESTHLLA, from the coding sequence ATGGAGGAGCCCGCTTCCGATCATTCCGCCATCAGAAACCGGTGGTTCCGCCGTCTGCCGGCGACCCTCAGGCTCAAAACTTCCGTCCTTGCAGAGATATCGGGTGCCGTCGGCGACCTCGGCACTTACATCCCCATCGTTCTCACTCTCACACTCGTCTCCCATCTCGATCTCGGAACAACTCTAATCTTCACCGCTCTTTACAACATTGTCACCGGCTTCCTCTTTGGCATTCCGATGCCAGTTCAGCCGATGAAATCCATTGCCGCCGTCGCCGTTGCCGAATCTACTCATCTCACTCTCCCTCAAATCGCCGCCGCAGGTCTCTCCACCGCTGCCGTTCTCCTGTTCCTCGGTGCCACCGGCCTTATGTCCGTCCTTTACCGATACCTTCCGCTGCCGGTCGTCCGCGGTATTCAGCTCTCTCAGGGTCTCTCCTTCGCCTTCACCGCCATTAAATACATCCGGTACAATCAAGATTTGGTCACCTCTAAAACCGGCGGACCTCGGTCCTGGCTTGGATTTGACGGCCTAGTAATTGCCCTAATTTCTTGTCTATTTCTAATTTTGACCACTGGAGCCGGCGATTCTTATAAGGAAGAACCGTCGTCTTCCGAACCGCTTAGTGGTTCTGAATCTCGTTCTGGCCGTCGAATCAGAAGGTTACGAATCTTATCTATGATTCCTGCTGCCCTGATTGTCTTCTTGTTTGGATTTTTGATCTGTTTTCTTCGTGATCTTTCCGTTCTGAAGTACCTTAAATTTGGCCCTTCGAAATTGCACATACTGAGAATCACGTGGGAAGATTGGAAAATAGGGTTTGTACGAGCTGCAATTCCCCAAATTCCTCTTTCAATTTTGAACTCAGTGATTGCAGTTTGCAAATTGTCCGCTGATTTGTTTCCAGATCGCGAAGTCTCCGCAATGACTGTGTCTGTCAGTGTAGGGATAATGAACTTCGTCGGCTGCTGGTTTGGCGCAATGCCGGTCTGCCATGGCGCCGGTGGCCTCGCCGGGCAGTACCGATTCGGCGGAAGAAGTGGCGCTTCGGTGGTGTTTTTAGGGATTGGGAAATTGGTTTTGGGATTGGCGTTTGGGAATTCGTTTGCACAGGTTTTGAGTCAGTTCCCAATTGGAGTTCTTGGTGTTCTTCTTCTGTTTGCTGGGATTGAATTGGCTATGGCTTCCAAGGACATGAATAGTAAAGAAGAATCATTTGTAATGTTGGTTTGTGCTGCTGTTTCACTCACTGGGTCTAGTGCTGCTTTGGGTTTTGGTGTTGGGATTGTGCTGTTTCTCCTGTTGAAACTGAGAGAATTTGactgttcttcttcttcttcttcgtcttgtCTTGGGTTTCAATGGATGAAGCCCAAATCTAATGCTGAAGAAGATGAATCAACCCACTTGCTAGCTTGA
- the LOC103499761 gene encoding uncharacterized protein LOC103499761 isoform X2, with product MKSLVSLFFFVWGLQLFGELSFSFAQSDFEDVGFVEDRTDLTPNETPTYNYERFDEVQKQCKSVLSSAAELSSDTTRFIKMKEQLQFLNGDWWQDGGKCPLMPFENGTVFSEKRYYMYNGMDSTNAEIPLKLVSFWVTDIDPAHQTKKSVSVSGLLLMGITMDAAFDQWSSEHPHFQFWPGRSELTLPFQGIYTESKKNGGERVLCLLGSGMLPSRDQESDDPWSWAKDSNVKRHQMPLLQDDQVLLVLRYPMKYTLTSRVVQGEMKSLNLKSNSKYFDDIHISSQLGDANYDFTSEKVVKKACTPYPYNDDFMKKNITTYRGSSFCRVLHEMTSMQPFTILPNWRCNSTDEFCRKLGPFLSDKVINSTDGGFKDVRLYMQDVKCKLQGSSKNGISVSVSAVFRAVSPSENIYTARRRSALNNMTMVSEGLWKPSSGQLCMVGCVGLTNADKISCDSRICLYMPMSFSLKQRSILVGSISSMNDKPTYFPLSFENLLRPNELWSHFRESRPSYSYTKIALAGALLEKKEPFSFRSVIKKSLLRYPKLEDTETYELSASFLLEDLTLRVRAAPNPGLGSQASRTFVRIDMISVGSILGRDWSGLNSSYSDVEAPYHVMPESTQKQLLVNVSALLSISEQTDSNFSALFVEGIYDPPAGKMYLVGCRDVRSSWKVMFDSMDLEDGLDCQIEVIVSYPPTTAQWLINPTAQISISSQRTEDDPFYFSPIKIETMPIMYRRQRQDILSRKSVEGVLQILTLSLAIGCILSQIFYINHNMESVPFISLVTLGVQSLGYTLPLVTGAEALFKRRGSESNEESYDLENNLWFLAIDYIVKLQVVFSLLLTLRLCQKVWKSRIKLLRQAPLEPRRVPSDKWVLVATFFIHLIGYIAVLIVHTARTTGIRVKSYLIPSRASSSHMMQGWEKDLQEYVGLVQDFFLLPQVIGNLLWQIDCKPLRKFYFIGISLVRLLPHIYDFIRAPTVNPYFVEDCRVHSAALEL from the exons ATGAAAAGTCTTGTCTCTCTGTTTTTCTTTGTTTGGGGGCTGCAACTGTTTGGAGAATTGAGCTTTTCATTTGCTCAATCAGATTTCGAAGACGTTGGGTTTGTTGAAGACCGTACAGATTTAACTCCAAATGAAACTCCAACTTACAATTATGAAAGATTTGATGAGGTGCAGAAACAGTGCAAATCTGTTCTGTCTTCTGCAGCTGAATTAAGCTCTGATACTACTAGGTTTATCAAAATGAAGGAACAGCTTCAATTTCTGAATGGAGATTGGTGGCAAGATGGGGGAAAGTGTCCTTTAATGCCTTTTGAAAATGGAACTGTGTTTTCAGAAAAAAGGTACTATATGTATAATGGAATGGACTCCACAAACGCCGAGATCCCTTTGAAATTAGTTTCATTTTGGGTTACTGACATTGATCCTGCCCATCAAACTAAGAAATCTGTTAGTGTTAGTGGGTTATTGTTAATGGGAATAACTATGGATGCTGCTTTTGATCAATGGTCTTCTGAACATCCTCATTTTCAGTTTTGGCCTGGCCGCTCTGAGCTCACACTGCCTTTTCAAGGAATCTATACTGAATCTAAGAAGAATGGTGGGGAAAGAGTATTGTGTTTATTGGGTTCTGGGATGTTACCTTCTCGTGATCAAGAGTCCGATGACCCGTGGAGTTGGGCTAAGGATTCAAATGTTAAACGTCACCAGATGCCACTTCTCCAAGATGATCAAGTTCTACTTGTTCTGCGCTATCCGATGAAGTATACTCTGACAAGTCGGGTAGTCCAAGGTGAAATGAAAAGTTTAAACCTCAAGTCGAACTCAAAGTACTTTGACGACATTCACATTTCATCTCAACTCGGTGATGCGAATTATGATTTCACATCTGAGAAAGTTGTCAAAAAAGCATGTACTCCATACCCTTACAATGACGATTTTATGAAGAAAAACATTACTACGTATAGAGGTTCTTCTTTTTGCAGGGTTTTGCATGAAATGACCAGCATGCAACCTTTCACAATCCTCCCAAACTGGAGATGCAACTCCACGGATGAATTTTGTAGGAAACTCGGTCCATTTCTATCAGATAAAGTGATCAATAGTACTGATGGAGGTTTCAAAGATGTGAGACTTTATATGCAGGATGTGAAATGTAAGCTGCAAGGCTCTAGCAAAAATGGTATTTCTGTTAGTGTTTCTGCTGTGTTTCGAGCTGTTTCGCCATCGGAGAATATCTATACTGCACGAAGAAGATCTGCACTTAATAACATGACAATGGTCTCTGAGGGACTGTGGAAGCCTTCTAGTGGGCAACTTTGCATGGTTGGTTGTGTTGGACTTACTAATGCTGATAAGATTTCCTGTGACTCTAGGATCTGCTTGTATATGCCTATGTCGTTTTCCCTAAAACAACGAAGCATTCTTGTGGGTTCGATTTCGAGCATGAATGATAAGCCAACATACTTCCCTCTgtcatttgaaaatttattgAGGCCTAACGAGCTATGGAGTCATTTTAGGGAGTCTCGTCCATCTTACAGCTATACAAAAATTGCTTTGGCTGGTGCTTTGCTTGAGAAAAAGGAGCCTTTCAGTTTTCGGTCCGTCATAAAAAAGTCGTTGCTGCGTTATCCCAAACTGGAAGACACGGAAACATACGAACTCAGTGCGTCTTTTCTCCTAGAAGATCTCACCCTTCGTGTCCGTGCAGCGCCCAACCCAGGACTTGGTTCTCAAGCTTCCAGAACCTTTGTTCGAATCGATATGATCTCGGTTGGTTCCATTTTGGGACGGGACTGGTCAGGGTTAAATTCATCTTACTCGGATGTGGAAGCTCCTTACCATGTTATGCCTGAATCCACTCAAAAGCAGCTGCTTGTGAATGTATCTGCACTGCTCTCAATCTCAGAACAGACAGATAGCAACTTTTCTGCACTTTTCGTGGAGGGCATTTATGATCCACCTGCTGGAAAGATGTACCTAGTTGGTTGCAGAGACGTTCGTTCATCATGGAAAGTTATGTTCGACAGCATGGATCTTGAAGATGGCTTGGATTGTCAAATTGAAGTGATTGTGTCTTATCCTCCCACTACAGCTCAATGGTTAATCAATCCAACTGCACAGATTTCAATATCGAGCCAACGGACAGAAGATGACCCTTTCTATTTCAGCCCAATAAAGATTGAAACAATGCCGATCATGTATCGGAGGCAGCGACAAGATATTCTTTCTCGTAAGAGTGTAGAGGGCGTACTCCAAATATTGACACTTTCCCTGGCGATTGGTTGCATCTTGAGCCAGATCTTTTATATAAATCATAATATGGAATCTGTTCCATTCATATCACTTGTTACGCTGGGGGTCCAATCCCTTGGTTATACTCTCCCATTGGTCACTGGTGCTGAAGCTCTCTTCAAGCGACGCGGTTCTGAATCGAATGAAGAGTCCTACGATCTTGAAAATAACCTTTGGTTCCTTGCGATTGATTACATAGTCAAGCTTCAAGTTGTGTTCTCACTTCTATTGACTTTGAGGCTTTGCCAGAAGGTATGGAAATCTCGGATCAAGTTACTACGACAAGCTCCTCTTGAACCACGTCGCGTCCCCAGTGATAAGTGGGTGCTTGTTGCTACCTTCTTCATACATCTCATAGGGTACATAGCTGTTCTCATAGTTCATACTGCAAGGACAACCGGAATCCGAGTTAAGAGTTATTTGATACCTAGCAGAGCTTCAAGTTCCCACATGATGCAGGGATGGGAAAAAGACCTACAAGAGTATGTGGGTCTTGTTCAAGATTTTTTCTTACTTCCTCAAGTCATTGGCAACTTGTTATGGCAAATTGATTGCAAACCTCTCAGGAAGTTCTATTTCATTGGAATCTCACTGGTCAGGCTTCTCCCTCACATTTATGACTTCATACGAGCTCCAACTGTAAATCCTTACTTTGTTGAGGA TTGTCGTGTACATTCAGCAGCGTTGGAACTATGA
- the LOC103499761 gene encoding uncharacterized protein LOC103499761 isoform X1: protein MKSLVSLFFFVWGLQLFGELSFSFAQSDFEDVGFVEDRTDLTPNETPTYNYERFDEVQKQCKSVLSSAAELSSDTTRFIKMKEQLQFLNGDWWQDGGKCPLMPFENGTVFSEKRYYMYNGMDSTNAEIPLKLVSFWVTDIDPAHQTKKSVSVSGLLLMGITMDAAFDQWSSEHPHFQFWPGRSELTLPFQGIYTESKKNGGERVLCLLGSGMLPSRDQESDDPWSWAKDSNVKRHQMPLLQDDQVLLVLRYPMKYTLTSRVVQGEMKSLNLKSNSKYFDDIHISSQLGDANYDFTSEKVVKKACTPYPYNDDFMKKNITTYRGSSFCRVLHEMTSMQPFTILPNWRCNSTDEFCRKLGPFLSDKVINSTDGGFKDVRLYMQDVKCKLQGSSKNGISVSVSAVFRAVSPSENIYTARRRSALNNMTMVSEGLWKPSSGQLCMVGCVGLTNADKISCDSRICLYMPMSFSLKQRSILVGSISSMNDKPTYFPLSFENLLRPNELWSHFRESRPSYSYTKIALAGALLEKKEPFSFRSVIKKSLLRYPKLEDTETYELSASFLLEDLTLRVRAAPNPGLGSQASRTFVRIDMISVGSILGRDWSGLNSSYSDVEAPYHVMPESTQKQLLVNVSALLSISEQTDSNFSALFVEGIYDPPAGKMYLVGCRDVRSSWKVMFDSMDLEDGLDCQIEVIVSYPPTTAQWLINPTAQISISSQRTEDDPFYFSPIKIETMPIMYRRQRQDILSRKSVEGVLQILTLSLAIGCILSQIFYINHNMESVPFISLVTLGVQSLGYTLPLVTGAEALFKRRGSESNEESYDLENNLWFLAIDYIVKLQVVFSLLLTLRLCQKVWKSRIKLLRQAPLEPRRVPSDKWVLVATFFIHLIGYIAVLIVHTARTTGIRVKSYLIPSRASSSHMMQGWEKDLQEYVGLVQDFFLLPQVIGNLLWQIDCKPLRKFYFIGISLVRLLPHIYDFIRAPTVNPYFVEEYDFVNPSMDFYSRFGDVAIPLIAFILAVVVYIQQRWNYEKLSQKLIIGRIRLLPNASRMYQRLPSKSYEAELASAENSNTKDEDVD from the coding sequence ATGAAAAGTCTTGTCTCTCTGTTTTTCTTTGTTTGGGGGCTGCAACTGTTTGGAGAATTGAGCTTTTCATTTGCTCAATCAGATTTCGAAGACGTTGGGTTTGTTGAAGACCGTACAGATTTAACTCCAAATGAAACTCCAACTTACAATTATGAAAGATTTGATGAGGTGCAGAAACAGTGCAAATCTGTTCTGTCTTCTGCAGCTGAATTAAGCTCTGATACTACTAGGTTTATCAAAATGAAGGAACAGCTTCAATTTCTGAATGGAGATTGGTGGCAAGATGGGGGAAAGTGTCCTTTAATGCCTTTTGAAAATGGAACTGTGTTTTCAGAAAAAAGGTACTATATGTATAATGGAATGGACTCCACAAACGCCGAGATCCCTTTGAAATTAGTTTCATTTTGGGTTACTGACATTGATCCTGCCCATCAAACTAAGAAATCTGTTAGTGTTAGTGGGTTATTGTTAATGGGAATAACTATGGATGCTGCTTTTGATCAATGGTCTTCTGAACATCCTCATTTTCAGTTTTGGCCTGGCCGCTCTGAGCTCACACTGCCTTTTCAAGGAATCTATACTGAATCTAAGAAGAATGGTGGGGAAAGAGTATTGTGTTTATTGGGTTCTGGGATGTTACCTTCTCGTGATCAAGAGTCCGATGACCCGTGGAGTTGGGCTAAGGATTCAAATGTTAAACGTCACCAGATGCCACTTCTCCAAGATGATCAAGTTCTACTTGTTCTGCGCTATCCGATGAAGTATACTCTGACAAGTCGGGTAGTCCAAGGTGAAATGAAAAGTTTAAACCTCAAGTCGAACTCAAAGTACTTTGACGACATTCACATTTCATCTCAACTCGGTGATGCGAATTATGATTTCACATCTGAGAAAGTTGTCAAAAAAGCATGTACTCCATACCCTTACAATGACGATTTTATGAAGAAAAACATTACTACGTATAGAGGTTCTTCTTTTTGCAGGGTTTTGCATGAAATGACCAGCATGCAACCTTTCACAATCCTCCCAAACTGGAGATGCAACTCCACGGATGAATTTTGTAGGAAACTCGGTCCATTTCTATCAGATAAAGTGATCAATAGTACTGATGGAGGTTTCAAAGATGTGAGACTTTATATGCAGGATGTGAAATGTAAGCTGCAAGGCTCTAGCAAAAATGGTATTTCTGTTAGTGTTTCTGCTGTGTTTCGAGCTGTTTCGCCATCGGAGAATATCTATACTGCACGAAGAAGATCTGCACTTAATAACATGACAATGGTCTCTGAGGGACTGTGGAAGCCTTCTAGTGGGCAACTTTGCATGGTTGGTTGTGTTGGACTTACTAATGCTGATAAGATTTCCTGTGACTCTAGGATCTGCTTGTATATGCCTATGTCGTTTTCCCTAAAACAACGAAGCATTCTTGTGGGTTCGATTTCGAGCATGAATGATAAGCCAACATACTTCCCTCTgtcatttgaaaatttattgAGGCCTAACGAGCTATGGAGTCATTTTAGGGAGTCTCGTCCATCTTACAGCTATACAAAAATTGCTTTGGCTGGTGCTTTGCTTGAGAAAAAGGAGCCTTTCAGTTTTCGGTCCGTCATAAAAAAGTCGTTGCTGCGTTATCCCAAACTGGAAGACACGGAAACATACGAACTCAGTGCGTCTTTTCTCCTAGAAGATCTCACCCTTCGTGTCCGTGCAGCGCCCAACCCAGGACTTGGTTCTCAAGCTTCCAGAACCTTTGTTCGAATCGATATGATCTCGGTTGGTTCCATTTTGGGACGGGACTGGTCAGGGTTAAATTCATCTTACTCGGATGTGGAAGCTCCTTACCATGTTATGCCTGAATCCACTCAAAAGCAGCTGCTTGTGAATGTATCTGCACTGCTCTCAATCTCAGAACAGACAGATAGCAACTTTTCTGCACTTTTCGTGGAGGGCATTTATGATCCACCTGCTGGAAAGATGTACCTAGTTGGTTGCAGAGACGTTCGTTCATCATGGAAAGTTATGTTCGACAGCATGGATCTTGAAGATGGCTTGGATTGTCAAATTGAAGTGATTGTGTCTTATCCTCCCACTACAGCTCAATGGTTAATCAATCCAACTGCACAGATTTCAATATCGAGCCAACGGACAGAAGATGACCCTTTCTATTTCAGCCCAATAAAGATTGAAACAATGCCGATCATGTATCGGAGGCAGCGACAAGATATTCTTTCTCGTAAGAGTGTAGAGGGCGTACTCCAAATATTGACACTTTCCCTGGCGATTGGTTGCATCTTGAGCCAGATCTTTTATATAAATCATAATATGGAATCTGTTCCATTCATATCACTTGTTACGCTGGGGGTCCAATCCCTTGGTTATACTCTCCCATTGGTCACTGGTGCTGAAGCTCTCTTCAAGCGACGCGGTTCTGAATCGAATGAAGAGTCCTACGATCTTGAAAATAACCTTTGGTTCCTTGCGATTGATTACATAGTCAAGCTTCAAGTTGTGTTCTCACTTCTATTGACTTTGAGGCTTTGCCAGAAGGTATGGAAATCTCGGATCAAGTTACTACGACAAGCTCCTCTTGAACCACGTCGCGTCCCCAGTGATAAGTGGGTGCTTGTTGCTACCTTCTTCATACATCTCATAGGGTACATAGCTGTTCTCATAGTTCATACTGCAAGGACAACCGGAATCCGAGTTAAGAGTTATTTGATACCTAGCAGAGCTTCAAGTTCCCACATGATGCAGGGATGGGAAAAAGACCTACAAGAGTATGTGGGTCTTGTTCAAGATTTTTTCTTACTTCCTCAAGTCATTGGCAACTTGTTATGGCAAATTGATTGCAAACCTCTCAGGAAGTTCTATTTCATTGGAATCTCACTGGTCAGGCTTCTCCCTCACATTTATGACTTCATACGAGCTCCAACTGTAAATCCTTACTTTGTTGAGGAGTATGACTTTGTTAACCCAAGCATGGACTTCTACTCTAGATTTGGAGATGTTGCCATTCCTTTGATTGCATTTATTCTTGCAGTTGTCGTGTACATTCAGCAGCGTTGGAACTATGAGAAACTCAGCCAAAAACTCATCATCGGTCGGATTAGGCTTCTTCCAAACGCTTCCAGAATGTATCAGAGGTTGCCTTCAAAGTCTTATGAAGCTGAGCTTGCTTCTGCTGAAAATAGTAACACAAAAGATGAAGATGTAGATTAA
- the LOC103499761 gene encoding uncharacterized protein LOC103499761 isoform X3 — translation MKEQLQFLNGDWWQDGGKCPLMPFENGTVFSEKRYYMYNGMDSTNAEIPLKLVSFWVTDIDPAHQTKKSVSVSGLLLMGITMDAAFDQWSSEHPHFQFWPGRSELTLPFQGIYTESKKNGGERVLCLLGSGMLPSRDQESDDPWSWAKDSNVKRHQMPLLQDDQVLLVLRYPMKYTLTSRVVQGEMKSLNLKSNSKYFDDIHISSQLGDANYDFTSEKVVKKACTPYPYNDDFMKKNITTYRGSSFCRVLHEMTSMQPFTILPNWRCNSTDEFCRKLGPFLSDKVINSTDGGFKDVRLYMQDVKCKLQGSSKNGISVSVSAVFRAVSPSENIYTARRRSALNNMTMVSEGLWKPSSGQLCMVGCVGLTNADKISCDSRICLYMPMSFSLKQRSILVGSISSMNDKPTYFPLSFENLLRPNELWSHFRESRPSYSYTKIALAGALLEKKEPFSFRSVIKKSLLRYPKLEDTETYELSASFLLEDLTLRVRAAPNPGLGSQASRTFVRIDMISVGSILGRDWSGLNSSYSDVEAPYHVMPESTQKQLLVNVSALLSISEQTDSNFSALFVEGIYDPPAGKMYLVGCRDVRSSWKVMFDSMDLEDGLDCQIEVIVSYPPTTAQWLINPTAQISISSQRTEDDPFYFSPIKIETMPIMYRRQRQDILSRKSVEGVLQILTLSLAIGCILSQIFYINHNMESVPFISLVTLGVQSLGYTLPLVTGAEALFKRRGSESNEESYDLENNLWFLAIDYIVKLQVVFSLLLTLRLCQKVWKSRIKLLRQAPLEPRRVPSDKWVLVATFFIHLIGYIAVLIVHTARTTGIRVKSYLIPSRASSSHMMQGWEKDLQEYVGLVQDFFLLPQVIGNLLWQIDCKPLRKFYFIGISLVRLLPHIYDFIRAPTVNPYFVEEYDFVNPSMDFYSRFGDVAIPLIAFILAVVVYIQQRWNYEKLSQKLIIGRIRLLPNASRMYQRLPSKSYEAELASAENSNTKDEDVD, via the coding sequence ATGAAGGAACAGCTTCAATTTCTGAATGGAGATTGGTGGCAAGATGGGGGAAAGTGTCCTTTAATGCCTTTTGAAAATGGAACTGTGTTTTCAGAAAAAAGGTACTATATGTATAATGGAATGGACTCCACAAACGCCGAGATCCCTTTGAAATTAGTTTCATTTTGGGTTACTGACATTGATCCTGCCCATCAAACTAAGAAATCTGTTAGTGTTAGTGGGTTATTGTTAATGGGAATAACTATGGATGCTGCTTTTGATCAATGGTCTTCTGAACATCCTCATTTTCAGTTTTGGCCTGGCCGCTCTGAGCTCACACTGCCTTTTCAAGGAATCTATACTGAATCTAAGAAGAATGGTGGGGAAAGAGTATTGTGTTTATTGGGTTCTGGGATGTTACCTTCTCGTGATCAAGAGTCCGATGACCCGTGGAGTTGGGCTAAGGATTCAAATGTTAAACGTCACCAGATGCCACTTCTCCAAGATGATCAAGTTCTACTTGTTCTGCGCTATCCGATGAAGTATACTCTGACAAGTCGGGTAGTCCAAGGTGAAATGAAAAGTTTAAACCTCAAGTCGAACTCAAAGTACTTTGACGACATTCACATTTCATCTCAACTCGGTGATGCGAATTATGATTTCACATCTGAGAAAGTTGTCAAAAAAGCATGTACTCCATACCCTTACAATGACGATTTTATGAAGAAAAACATTACTACGTATAGAGGTTCTTCTTTTTGCAGGGTTTTGCATGAAATGACCAGCATGCAACCTTTCACAATCCTCCCAAACTGGAGATGCAACTCCACGGATGAATTTTGTAGGAAACTCGGTCCATTTCTATCAGATAAAGTGATCAATAGTACTGATGGAGGTTTCAAAGATGTGAGACTTTATATGCAGGATGTGAAATGTAAGCTGCAAGGCTCTAGCAAAAATGGTATTTCTGTTAGTGTTTCTGCTGTGTTTCGAGCTGTTTCGCCATCGGAGAATATCTATACTGCACGAAGAAGATCTGCACTTAATAACATGACAATGGTCTCTGAGGGACTGTGGAAGCCTTCTAGTGGGCAACTTTGCATGGTTGGTTGTGTTGGACTTACTAATGCTGATAAGATTTCCTGTGACTCTAGGATCTGCTTGTATATGCCTATGTCGTTTTCCCTAAAACAACGAAGCATTCTTGTGGGTTCGATTTCGAGCATGAATGATAAGCCAACATACTTCCCTCTgtcatttgaaaatttattgAGGCCTAACGAGCTATGGAGTCATTTTAGGGAGTCTCGTCCATCTTACAGCTATACAAAAATTGCTTTGGCTGGTGCTTTGCTTGAGAAAAAGGAGCCTTTCAGTTTTCGGTCCGTCATAAAAAAGTCGTTGCTGCGTTATCCCAAACTGGAAGACACGGAAACATACGAACTCAGTGCGTCTTTTCTCCTAGAAGATCTCACCCTTCGTGTCCGTGCAGCGCCCAACCCAGGACTTGGTTCTCAAGCTTCCAGAACCTTTGTTCGAATCGATATGATCTCGGTTGGTTCCATTTTGGGACGGGACTGGTCAGGGTTAAATTCATCTTACTCGGATGTGGAAGCTCCTTACCATGTTATGCCTGAATCCACTCAAAAGCAGCTGCTTGTGAATGTATCTGCACTGCTCTCAATCTCAGAACAGACAGATAGCAACTTTTCTGCACTTTTCGTGGAGGGCATTTATGATCCACCTGCTGGAAAGATGTACCTAGTTGGTTGCAGAGACGTTCGTTCATCATGGAAAGTTATGTTCGACAGCATGGATCTTGAAGATGGCTTGGATTGTCAAATTGAAGTGATTGTGTCTTATCCTCCCACTACAGCTCAATGGTTAATCAATCCAACTGCACAGATTTCAATATCGAGCCAACGGACAGAAGATGACCCTTTCTATTTCAGCCCAATAAAGATTGAAACAATGCCGATCATGTATCGGAGGCAGCGACAAGATATTCTTTCTCGTAAGAGTGTAGAGGGCGTACTCCAAATATTGACACTTTCCCTGGCGATTGGTTGCATCTTGAGCCAGATCTTTTATATAAATCATAATATGGAATCTGTTCCATTCATATCACTTGTTACGCTGGGGGTCCAATCCCTTGGTTATACTCTCCCATTGGTCACTGGTGCTGAAGCTCTCTTCAAGCGACGCGGTTCTGAATCGAATGAAGAGTCCTACGATCTTGAAAATAACCTTTGGTTCCTTGCGATTGATTACATAGTCAAGCTTCAAGTTGTGTTCTCACTTCTATTGACTTTGAGGCTTTGCCAGAAGGTATGGAAATCTCGGATCAAGTTACTACGACAAGCTCCTCTTGAACCACGTCGCGTCCCCAGTGATAAGTGGGTGCTTGTTGCTACCTTCTTCATACATCTCATAGGGTACATAGCTGTTCTCATAGTTCATACTGCAAGGACAACCGGAATCCGAGTTAAGAGTTATTTGATACCTAGCAGAGCTTCAAGTTCCCACATGATGCAGGGATGGGAAAAAGACCTACAAGAGTATGTGGGTCTTGTTCAAGATTTTTTCTTACTTCCTCAAGTCATTGGCAACTTGTTATGGCAAATTGATTGCAAACCTCTCAGGAAGTTCTATTTCATTGGAATCTCACTGGTCAGGCTTCTCCCTCACATTTATGACTTCATACGAGCTCCAACTGTAAATCCTTACTTTGTTGAGGAGTATGACTTTGTTAACCCAAGCATGGACTTCTACTCTAGATTTGGAGATGTTGCCATTCCTTTGATTGCATTTATTCTTGCAGTTGTCGTGTACATTCAGCAGCGTTGGAACTATGAGAAACTCAGCCAAAAACTCATCATCGGTCGGATTAGGCTTCTTCCAAACGCTTCCAGAATGTATCAGAGGTTGCCTTCAAAGTCTTATGAAGCTGAGCTTGCTTCTGCTGAAAATAGTAACACAAAAGATGAAGATGTAGATTAA